Sequence from the Maniola hyperantus chromosome Z, iAphHyp1.2, whole genome shotgun sequence genome:
cacagctcaaactactggacggaggctcggatagctattatgacgtagacatccgctaagaaaggatttttgaaaattcattccctaaaggggtaaaacaggggattcgaaatttgtttagtctacgcggacgaagtcacgagcataagctagtttatccaTAAAGTTCTTAGAAAGTGTaagaagtctgtcaatccactCTAGGGCACTATGGTCTAAGCCCCTTGTCTttgtgagaggagactcgtgtttAGAAATGGGCTGGTGATGAGTTTCGATGATGATTATCCGTTTAGTGATGAGTGCAGCCTAGAAGACGTTCATAGCACAGTTTGTTTTGGTTCCAGGATGAAACTGGGCGGCTGATGCGGCGGAACATAGTCCGATACGCGATCCTAGCATACGTGATCACCTTGCAGCGAGTGTCGCTCAGGGTCAAGCGGCGCTTTCCCTCGTGGCAACACGTCGTTGATTCTGGTGAGAAAAATTGAGCAGCTGCCGTACAAAGTGGTGTTCGGCGAACGCAGCCAGCGTTCTAGGCACCTCGCCTCGTTACGGTGGTAtcagaacccttattataaatgcgaaagtgtgtttgtttgttggtttgttggtttgtgcttcaatcacgttgcaacggagcaatagattgacgtgattttttgtatgggtatagtcaaatacctggagagtgatattagttactttttatcccgtgaaatcaaagagttccctcgggatttttaaaaacctaattgcacgcggacgacgtcgtgggcattagctagtatgtaACGCATAATAGCGTCTAAGGTGTCTGGCGTAGGTggtaactaagtaagtaagcaCTGTAGTCTTATCAGTAGGAGGtgccaggttcgattcctggcatggatttggaattttataatttccaaatttctggtttgctctcgtgggaggcttcggccgtggctagttacgatttaacgttccggtacgatgtcgtatagaaaccaaaggagcatgggtttaacaaaaaaaaagagcaaaataaataaattatttttactccATAATTTATTCCAGGACTTATGCTGGAATCCGAGAGAAAAGTATTCGAGAAGATGGACGGGAAGAGCCCCATGTCAAAGTACTGGATGCCCCTGGTTTGGGCCACGAATATCATCAACAGAGCCCGGAAGGAAGGCCTGATTACCAGCGACCATATAGTCCAGACCCTGCTGGTGGAGCTGTCGGACATCAGGCGCAGATTGGGAGCACTGATTGGGTACGACACGGTGTGCGTACCTCTCGTCTACACACAGGCTAGTAGTTGCTTGCATAATATTTTAGCGCGGATTGtatatgatcaacccatcaccggttcactacagagcacgggtctcctctcagagtgagaagcgttttgggtatagtctaccacgctggccatgtgcggattggtagatttcacacacctttgacaacattatggagaactcttaggcatgcaggtttcctcaggatgttttccttcaccgttaaagcaagtgaagtttcattaattaaaacgcacaactccgaaaagttagaggtgtgtgcccgggatcgaaccctcgacctccgattagaaggcgccAGACGGACGTCCtactcctaaccactaggctatcacagcggaTTGTATAAACATGAAGATTTTTCCTGTAACTCAGAGATTTTAGTCactaggtttttttaatttatagactacctacctaatcatagactagcaacccgccccggctttgcacgggtagcatattataatttactagcttatgctcgcgacttcgtccgtatggacttcatgaatttcaaacccctgtggtatccctttagggattgaattttcaaaaattatttcttagcggatgcattgataaatcagtcagtcagtcaccgtttcctttggATACAGATTAATGGTGGAAAATCGGAGGAAAACCTTTGCCCAGACTTTAGTCTGTACAAGCTAATTTAGtctagactagcgcttggctgcaatcagacctgcaagtgatgatgcagcctaagatgcaCGCTTGCCTATAAAACGtggcctattcactcttgacttgaaggtactcaGATATTAAAAGTGGAAAGGAAAATTGATGCCAGAAGGGCCCTTCATATCATaacggttcgaattagaaacgaggaagcaaatcgcttcgtacgtgtccaTTGACTTTTGGCGATCTCCAGTTCATGTCATAGTACCTATACGTTGATGTCGGAGCATTCTTGTACCTTTCCACCTAAAGAGTTGGGTTAGATCATCCTCTTATCCGTAACGACTAGCTTCATTGTTTTCCTTAAGTTGAATCATTTTTTCCATATttctattatattatgcaaTATCGAATCATCATTAACGTCATAGTCAACCGATCGACATAAGTCGCTTGCAGGCGCTTCAACAGTTTTACGCAGCTCGAATCTATCAGCTCCCTGCCACGTCGTCTGTTCACCACACTATAATAGTTATTGACTCGATGATTGTGAAGGCTCTTGATACGTTGCGAGCAAAGAGTATATATAATCACTACTTGCGTGAACAGGAGGATTTTGTGTGTGTTCCATATTTGAGCGGTGTtcgaagaatagaatagaatagaatgtttttttattcatgtaaactttttacaagtgtttatgaatagtcaggtagttttaatttaccactggttcggaacgccgttcccaccgagaagaaccagcaagaaactcggcggttgctctttttaatttttcaatttacaatgttattataccgtactatacaagccattgcagccccgtgcattgctggagcgagtcaaatccaagcttttttatcgtttacatagtctgcgactgtataatatgctttttttaggagcatacttttaacacattttttaaacttgtgtaaaggcaagtctaaaattgcttgtggcattttattattaaatattacactcattcccacaaatgactttcccaccttccagaggtgAAGTTTAATTGACAGCGAGTAGAGGTAGTATATATGCCTCTACGCTACAGAGTCACTCTCAAGAATCCGAAGTTGGCAATCCAATTGATATTGGCTGCTTTGCGTATATTCGGTCAGAAGAACATTTTGGATTTTATGACTTATTCTTTCCAGGTGGTGACGTTGGCTCTGTACACATACTTCGTTGCCGCGCTGATGGGCAGGCAGCTGGTCCCGCCTGCTCCTGGCAGCACCTCCAAATACGAGCCCGATGTTTACTTCCCCCTGTTCACAGCTCTACAGGTATCTCACTCTACTCATCCCTTAATCAACCCATTCTCCTTTCTATTTACTCTGGCATTATCATCCCCAttatgtgatatttttttaggaTAATGGctatgactaacattcccctttcccctccaaataAGTGTAAAACTTGTGctgggagtaggtacgataatagtggtGAGGTTTGAACGCGCCGACCGTTCAGAATTCAGTCCACTCcccaaccgttgagctattgaggcactTGGAGGATCAATGGCGGAGAATGCAGAAATAAGCAATATGAAGCAGAAAGAGATATTCtctcatatagatataggtattattttaagtttttagtgGTGATAGTATttaagcgccatctatgaaaattttatcgaacgttggctAGAAACTTACTCCTtgattcaaaattaaaaaaaaaacaaaaatatatatttcagtagaccattaattttaaatacataatacattGATTGTTCATCCTCATCATTttcttaacccatcgccggcccttTTCTGAGCATGGTTCTCCAAATTAGAAAGGTTCTAAATGCTTTTTTGTTCCAGTTTTGCTTCTACGTGGGATGGCTAAAGGTGGCCGAGGTACTCATCAATCCATTTGGTGAAGACGATGATGATATAGAACTGAACTGGTTAATCGACAGACACATCAAGGTGCGTACGTCGAAGTTAGTCATCTATGTTATAGccaaagaatttttatgtactacttcgtagtacaaCAAGGATGTCCTATGGAAGgacctcctatgtcgatggttaTAGCTTCTTCCATCTTTCTTAGAAGGAAACGCTGTCATTTTCGATTCGTTTATTTAATTGGCACGCGTTATACAGGCCAGACAAGGGCCGGACTCTCTTGGTCATAAACTCGTGAGATCCtagaaatataggtacttacggcGGCACTTATCTCTCACGAGAGAGAGATAAGATTTTACGCCATAGAAAGAGAGGCACTTATAGAATTTTGGGCTGCAGCGCAGTGCGAGCCAATTGCATTTTATTGCGCACCTATTTAAACGACTACGAAGTGAGCCTTTTGTAGCTGTAAGTAGCTAATAGTATTCTGTGGTTACACCTCAAATATTTTTTCAGGCTGCCTATATGATAGTCGATGAAATGCATGAGGAACATCCAGAACTCCTCAAAGACCAATATTGGGAGGAGGTAGTGCCCAAAGACCTGCCTTACACGGTAGCGTCCGAGCACTATAGACGTCATGAACCCTCGTGCTCTGCCGACCATTATAAGGTCAAGACTGAAGATGCTGTCTACGCGAACGTCCAGTCCCCTAGAAAAAGCCATGACGAAACATACGCTGACTATGTAAGTAGATGGCACATTGAAAGTCTTTCTGTAAAATGCTCTAGGCACTGTTTGACGTCTTTTGTCTATGGTAAAGTGTAATggtctaagagccagcgcatgccagacatttgttattttataaaatttaaaagtttaagtgTGTCtgacagggggttgccacgacactaagtgtctgtcATGACATGAAAGGATTTCTTataatactattccaaagaaaatataaaaaaactaaactttatactttgatgtaagattttttacacctttaataCCTGTTATCTTTTAAAGCCACCATAatctaaacaaacgttcctcccagtgttggggacaatatgcagagaaattttcagcttttataaaataacgaaggtctgccaCGCGCTGGCTCGCTTACGCTCTAGGTAGTCGACATTCAACAGAAATAAACGAGCAGATTCGGACCGAATTGCTTCCTATCTACACTGCTATATTTAGAATATAGAATACCCTTATGTTACCTTTACCTTTActatcggatccaaaggcgggctgttcgacttgtggacgatcccaaactaaccggctcgttgaaaagcctggagcaccgcagagacgttagctctctatgcgtgttctatcgcctgtataatggggagtgctctgaagagctttttgacctcattccaccctctttattctacaaccgcaccgcgcgccaccgtaaggaatttcaccctcaccatctgggtgtctggtgcacttcgaccgtctgctgcgccagatccttatttccacgcacgtgcaaactgtggaaccaactcccatcggcggtgttcccactagattataacatggggttattcaaggggcggaccaacaaattcctaaaaggccggcaacgcatcggcggctcctctggtgctgcaaatgttcatgggcggcggtaatcacttaacatcaggtgacccgcctgctcgtttgctatatctattaaaaaaaaaaaaccttatattttacattttcgTATAGTTGGTTAGAAGAAATCTATATGCTGGTATCGTAAGATTGTTTGAAGAAATCTATATGGTGTTTCCAAGGTTTTACACCTTAAAAATCTAAGAAACTGCATACTTTATAATATCGATTTACTCAAAAAATCCAGAATGGAGCTTCTTACATATCAGATCTTAAAAACCATGATAATTTGACCGTTTTTCGGTAAAAATTGGTCTATATTCTCTCCAGAATGCTAACTGTCTTTGTAGTActcgtaataggtaggtactggtgATATGTCGCTGGTTATTGATTTTTTGATCTATAACATTGGACCTTGTGTATCTTTAAATCATCTCATAAGCATGGTATCtactttatttgtataaaacaaaaagagAATAGTGGAGGGAAATGCCCTTGTTCATCTGTCTCCAAACATCTATGcaaaataattgggtatttgactccaatttttttattactttattataaacttggataaaaataatgacgtaaactgaaaaagctaattaaatcgatcaaataacaaaagttataagcatttaaatatttctgattagacagagatagcgatatagcattttgacgtcacaccttactaaggcccggtatccacctaagcggagcggagctgaGAGGAGATGTAAACCAATctgatttttagaaaatgacgtgataaatatataaatgtcatccattttgaatctgattggtcgattgaacgcatctcctctcctctccacttaggtggataccgggcctaatgccatagtagcttcatCCGGTTTCATAcagattttcgttttgcgagaaagggatagaagaccctcccactccaaaattaaaatgcctgtaactttgtaaatatttgttggtatttaaaaattttttgcagcgtacgtcattatttttatcctagtttataataaagtaataatatttatcaaattcaaaagtaggaaaatacccaattctctAATCTTGAACTTTTAACCAACTTACTTTCAATACTTACCAGCCCTTGAATACTGTAGCCTTCCTCTTGAATATGAAAGCATGTGTCTGTATAAACTACAAATCTCTTTGAAACGGTTtacttactaaatattttttaatgtgagGTGATGgtaattattgtttaaactttatctgagactagcttatgctcgcgacttcgtctgcgtggactgcacaaatttcaaacacctatttcatccccttaggggttgcattttcaaaaaccctttcttagcggatgcctacgtcataatagctatctgcatgccaaatttcagctcgatccgtccagtagtttgagctgtgcgttgatagatcagtcagtcaccttttccttttatatatttagaagaagcaCACAACGATCTCAGACAGGTTTTGTGTTATCATCATCTCACACATATTATTCATCGTTTCATTACAGTACCTATCCTTACCATTTGTTTTAACCCAAGTAACCCAATAATACTATCACTTTACCGagtgtttttcttttaaatttctTTCAGGAAAGTGTAGATACACCAATGGTAGAACGACGAAAAAACTGGTTTCAGAGACAGATCTCAAGAATGGGGTCGGTGCGCTCCGCCTCCACCACGTACTCTTCCGGTGGCTTCTTCGGTCGGAACCGGCACAATTCCGTGGTTTACTCCAGCCCTGAAGCCGGCCAACCCATTTCGCCCCCGATTCCTCACCACAAGATGTCACTTTATGAGAGGCTTGTAGGACGAAAGTCTGGAAGAGGCCAACATCGGCAGAATTCGAAGCATAGTGAGTTTCGATATTTCTGTTTTCTgtttgaaaagagtaaccgcTGAGTTTCGTGCTGGTTTtttcttggtaggaaaggcattccaaaccagtcgTGCTcgtgatgattcaaaagcacttgtaaaataaaatttatattacatATCAGTACTATAAGGGCGCGCTATATTACGCACTCATCTGATCTGAGTCTGTGAAAATATGTTCCGAAGCACTAAGAAGGTAGAACTATTaattgtatggtagcttatgacacaatatgacgtagatatattttttatatgcgtattttcacggattccgatcggatgagtgcgtgatcgctatTAAAGCACAGAactaaaaatatcaatatcaacCCACAGCCGGCTCACTAAGTGAGTACGGGTTTCCTCTAAGGCCAACTCATATAGACCACACTAGCCATAAGTGAGTTTCCTCTAAGAAAGAGGAGGACTTAGGCCAACTCATAGACCATACTAGCCAATGAGATGCTGCAATCgaaatttttttgtcatttaagTCTCCATTCCGAATATTCAATAAGAAGCTTCGCTTAAAAAAAGTAGAGAGTGCCTTATACCATGctatgaggtctcacagtgtGAACGAACGCACAGTgtggattccaccaatcagattattgaaaattgacTTGACACACGATTGGTGGAGCGTAGTGCactgtacatcatcatcatgatcaacccatcgccggctcactacagagcacgggtctcctctcaaagcgagatgggttttggccatagtctaccacgctggccatgtgcggattggtagacttcatacacctttgagaacattatggagaactctcaggcatgcaggtttactcacgatgttttccttcaccgtaaaagcaagtgacatttgatcatttaaaacgcacataactccgaaaagttagaagtgcgtgcccagggtcgaacccccgacctccgattagagggcggacgtccaaaccactaccctatcacagcttactaaaCTTCATAATGATTGAGAATAAGATGGTTAAAATTGGTTTTTATTACAGGCCCAAAAAGCAATGGCTCAGTAATACCGGGCCCTCTACGCAATCGACCGCGACTACCCACACCGGGCCCGGATTCCAAAGAAGTAATGGACAGGGAAAACCGGATAGCCATgcaaaacatgcaaaacatggGGGTGATAATGGCTCACCAAGGGTATCAGAATGAGGTTCCAGTGCTCGGCGCGCTGGTCCTGTCCCCCATTCAAGAGTTGGACAGCGGGTCAGTGAATAACACACTACACGCCGGGCAGCCGGGCACCACTGCGCTGGCGCAAGCCGTCCTATCGCCAGGATTGGCACAAGGTATTTGGCAAATACTTTTGAAtgcttttatgtacctatatatatcATGTACCTATATACATAAAGCGTGTTTGATGAATCATATGCGGggagccccgcacacccgcacgtcactcccGCTCGtccacaccgggttagtgcgagggctgtgcgggtgtgcagtaGTATATGTAGTACCAAATATTACTGCCTCGCCACGAAAGAATCTTCGTTGGTCTCTGCTACTTGACAAACGTTCAAACGATCCTTCGAGTTCACAGACTTTGTATAAAAGTACTCGTAGAGAATAACTGCTTCGTTGGTTTAGTTAGAATGCTCGGACGGACGAAGATGTCCTGAGTTTTTAGAAACAAacgcattttttattatttcttgctTCAGGTATGTCTTTAATGGGCTCAGTTACGCCCGTCACGTTATCTCCAATGGGGGTGTCCCAGATCACGCTCCTGAGAGGCTCAGCCCCGCCGAGCCCCAGACCCGACCACAGCACGCCACCCGTACCGCAAGCGACCGTCACAGAGATACCATCAGACCGGGAAAGCGAGCATAGTGGTTCAGGAACACCGTCGGAATTCACAAGAAAACCCAAGGGCTCCAAACGAGGCGAAGTCTACGTATAACGCCCGGATTACATGGTTAAAGTTCTCTTTTTAGAGGTTCTCTGAGGTCTATTTGCATAGAACCATACAGTACCAGAAACTCTAAAGGCCGGACCGCACTAGGTAGACTGCGAGTCACGTCGCTTCGCGTCAAAATATTCTCTATGCCATGATGCGTTGTCGCTTTAGTGCGACATGTCATATGTACCATACGAAACGAAATGATTGAAATAATGTTTTGATGTTTTGTGCCGCGATGCGCAGCGCTCCTGTAATGCGGTTCGGCCTTGAAGATATAAGGCTTCCTTGATATGTATGAAAGTAACGCATTCACGCAACGTACCTGTATAGATGCAGAAAGCAGATACTATTGAAATAATGTTAATGATTACAACatcatggggttattcaaggggtggaccaacaaattcctaaaaggccggcaacgcatcggcggctcctctggtgctgcaaatgttcatgggcggcggtaatcacttaacatcaggtgacccgccagctcgtttgctcgctatctctatttaaaaaaaatgtaggatTACATCCCATGGCCCCGTCAACCTCGTCGTTGGCCGAATGATTCGTTGACTTGCTATTGACGtgttcccggggcgccttcttgaatTGGTCATATGCTCAAATGAACTTGGCCTGCATAGTTAGTTtagtaaagtaagtacctatttacagGCACTGTGTGTACTTCATCATTCATGCGCATCAAGGAACCTCTACCTTCAAGACTTAAGTAGTGCAACGGTGCCTATCAAGGGTGGACCTAAAAACTCATTTCTTATCCGTTGGGCTATTTTTATTTCCTGTACAATTATTACTTAAACAAGCTATGAGTTTGTTAAAGGAAAACTTAAATATTACCTCATGTATAGTCTGTATAAAATGagtcctcatgcgccattttaactctacgggtcaactgtcatgtcaaaagcattcacctttaaaataaggactaaaatcgttgttttgacatgacatttgacacataaagttaaaatggagaACTCATGTTGTCCGCATTATAACATGGTTACCTACTATTCTTTAAAGTTGTGTTTTACCTTGTTTAGTATTCCAGAGTGGCATATTTCCTCGTTTTACTTTAACTATAGTCCTATTAGGCTGTGCGCATATCTAGCAGGGTTGCGCAAAAGTAAACTTCAGTACTTTTACAAATAGTATGAGGTGTTGAAATGTGGAAATTCGCTGGATGGGCCCCTAACCCCCAGGCCAACTTATTCTTATATATTTCACTGAATGTGTCTGCAAGGTGATATGTAGAGTTAAatgagattttaatttttaaagtaaggttGGTATAATTCAAGCGTCATTCTGTACCACCGATTTCAATTTCAATCACACAAAGCTACAATTAGCGCTGGTTGTAGAATTATGGACGAACTTGATCTTTAAAAcgaggcaattaagatccattttattttgacgttAAAATgattcgacgc
This genomic interval carries:
- the Best2 gene encoding bestrophin-4 isoform X2, whose translation is MTISYAGEVPNGSSFGCFWRILLKWRGSVYKLVWRELLAYLTLYYTINLVYRFALTEEQQRIFERVRQYFGAQSESIPMSFVLGFYVSLVVKRWWEQYKLLPWPDTLALFISAGIPGADETGRLMRRNIVRYAILAYVITLQRVSLRVKRRFPSWQHVVDSGLMLESERKVFEKMDGKSPMSKYWMPLVWATNIINRARKEGLITSDHIVQTLLVELSDIRRRLGALIGYDTVCVPLVYTQVVTLALYTYFVAALMGRQLVPPAPGSTSKYEPDVYFPLFTALQFCFYVGWLKVAEVLINPFGEDDDDIELNWLIDRHIKAAYMIVDEMHEEHPELLKDQYWEEVVPKDLPYTVASEHYRRHEPSCSADHYKVKTEDAVYANVQSPRKSHDETYADYRQISRMGSVRSASTTYSSGGFFGRNRHNSVVYSSPEAGQPISPPIPHHKMSLYERLVGRKSGRGQHRQNSKHSPKSNGSVIPGPLRNRPRLPTPGPDSKEVMDRENRIAMQNMQNMGVIMAHQGYQNEVPVLGALVLSPIQELDSGSVNNTLHAGQPGTTALAQAVLSPGLAQGMSLMGSVTPVTLSPMGVSQITLLRGSAPPSPRPDHSTPPVPQATVTEIPSDRESEHSGSGTPSEFTRKPKGSKRGEVYV
- the Best2 gene encoding bestrophin-4 isoform X1, whose protein sequence is MTISYAGEVPNGSSFGCFWRILLKWRGSVYKLVWRELLAYLTLYYTINLVYRFALTEEQQRIFERVRQYFGAQSESIPMSFVLGFYVSLVVKRWWEQYKLLPWPDTLALFISAGIPGADETGRLMRRNIVRYAILAYVITLQRVSLRVKRRFPSWQHVVDSGLMLESERKVFEKMDGKSPMSKYWMPLVWATNIINRARKEGLITSDHIVQTLLVELSDIRRRLGALIGYDTVCVPLVYTQVVTLALYTYFVAALMGRQLVPPAPGSTSKYEPDVYFPLFTALQFCFYVGWLKVAEVLINPFGEDDDDIELNWLIDRHIKAAYMIVDEMHEEHPELLKDQYWEEVVPKDLPYTVASEHYRRHEPSCSADHYKVKTEDAVYANVQSPRKSHDETYADYESVDTPMVERRKNWFQRQISRMGSVRSASTTYSSGGFFGRNRHNSVVYSSPEAGQPISPPIPHHKMSLYERLVGRKSGRGQHRQNSKHSPKSNGSVIPGPLRNRPRLPTPGPDSKEVMDRENRIAMQNMQNMGVIMAHQGYQNEVPVLGALVLSPIQELDSGSVNNTLHAGQPGTTALAQAVLSPGLAQGMSLMGSVTPVTLSPMGVSQITLLRGSAPPSPRPDHSTPPVPQATVTEIPSDRESEHSGSGTPSEFTRKPKGSKRGEVYV